The Pseudoalteromonas spongiae UST010723-006 genome window below encodes:
- the fos gene encoding fosfomycin resistance glutathione transferase codes for MILGLNHITIAVSDLARSLEFYIDVLGFKGHVKWQHGAYLSVGDLWFCLSVDTPSTRTDYSHIAFDIAKADFDNFKARIAEHNIPLWKNNKSEGDSLYFLDPDGHQLEVHVGSLKTRLQALKLRPYDNLEWL; via the coding sequence ATGATTTTAGGCTTAAATCATATCACTATTGCGGTGAGCGATTTAGCTCGCTCCCTTGAATTTTACATCGATGTACTCGGTTTCAAAGGGCATGTGAAATGGCAACACGGCGCATACTTATCTGTAGGCGATTTATGGTTTTGCCTAAGTGTTGATACCCCTTCAACCCGAACTGACTATTCGCACATTGCATTTGATATTGCTAAAGCGGACTTTGATAACTTTAAAGCGCGAATAGCAGAGCACAATATTCCTCTTTGGAAGAATAATAAAAGTGAAGGCGACTCGCTTTACTTTTTAGACCCCGATGGTCACCAATTAGAAGTGCATGTTGGCTCGTTAAAAACGCGACTGCAAGCACTCAAACTACGCCCTTACGATAACCTTGAATGGTTATAA
- a CDS encoding DUF3088 family protein, translated as MKPILFILTMPFEDGPGKMWVCSHCAMIEGALQFNPHWLQHLDIRRIDFPKPRQQVVELLGEENQWLPVLILENKRNITDPVAIINHLASEFGGAAAHP; from the coding sequence TTGAAACCAATTTTATTTATTTTAACTATGCCATTTGAAGATGGACCTGGAAAAATGTGGGTATGCTCTCATTGTGCGATGATAGAAGGTGCACTGCAGTTTAATCCGCATTGGCTACAACACCTAGATATTCGCCGAATTGATTTTCCTAAACCAAGACAGCAAGTGGTTGAATTACTTGGCGAAGAAAATCAGTGGTTGCCAGTACTTATTCTAGAAAACAAGCGTAACATCACCGATCCAGTAGCTATTATCAACCATCTAGCAAGCGAGTTTGGTGGCGCTGCGGCGCATCCATAA
- a CDS encoding VOC family protein, which yields MQHEKINYLEFPASDLSQVKAFFNVVFAFEFTDYGPEYTAFNNAGIDGGFYLSDNAMTVAKGSALVVFYSANLAETQDKITAAGGKIVMETFEFPGGKRFHFSDPCGNEFAVWSDK from the coding sequence ATGCAACACGAAAAAATAAATTATCTTGAGTTTCCAGCCAGCGACTTATCACAGGTAAAAGCGTTTTTTAATGTGGTTTTTGCCTTTGAATTTACCGACTACGGGCCAGAATATACCGCGTTTAATAATGCCGGTATTGATGGTGGCTTTTATTTAAGTGACAACGCTATGACGGTAGCTAAAGGCTCAGCATTAGTGGTGTTTTACAGTGCAAATTTGGCTGAAACCCAAGACAAAATTACCGCAGCTGGCGGCAAAATTGTAATGGAAACATTTGAGTTTCCAGGTGGAAAACGTTTTCACTTTAGCGATCCTTGTGGCAACGAATTTGCTGTGTGGAGCGACAAATAA